The Acidobacteriota bacterium genome has a window encoding:
- a CDS encoding type II toxin-antitoxin system HicB family antitoxin produces MRQVVVYLGEDGYWVAECPSLPGCISQVKTRQEAIANIKEAIEGYIVSLEEDSLPVPSL; encoded by the coding sequence ATGAGACAGGTGGTAGTTTACCTGGGCGAAGATGGCTATTGGGTTGCCGAATGTCCCAGTCTACCCGGTTGCATCAGTCAGGTAAAAACCAGGCAGGAAGCCATTGCCAATATCAAAGAGGCCATTGAAGGTTACATCGTCTCTCTTGAAGAAGACAGTCTGCCGGTTCCAAGCCTATGA
- a CDS encoding dihydrodipicolinate synthase family protein, producing MPIDNQKSQIINQKSCYSLHGIVPIINTPFDDHLKLDFPSLERLLEQSIADGIVGCIVPAVASEVDKLSDLERRQLVERVVAIADGRIQVVAGASSEILEEAFELARHGVKAGADGILCRVPDRLEGDREGIVSFFTRLSEAGMEMLMIQDLSWGGYGVSLEVILELFEKIPAFRCIKIETIPAGLKSTRVLEATEGRLNVSSGWSLPEMIEALDRGIHGFNTTAINKPFVHIYRLHREGRRAEAMALFDRIVPYLAFVHQHIDISIHFLKRYCVRRGFFSTHNVREPILPYDAYHERCSRELIERVVAVEDGLGDW from the coding sequence TTGCCAATCGACAATCAAAAATCACAAATCATCAATCAAAAGTCCTGTTACTCGCTGCACGGCATTGTTCCCATCATCAACACGCCGTTCGACGACCACCTCAAGCTCGATTTCCCCTCGCTGGAGCGGTTGCTGGAGCAGTCCATTGCCGACGGCATCGTGGGCTGCATCGTTCCGGCTGTAGCCAGTGAGGTCGACAAGCTCTCGGACCTCGAGCGCCGCCAGTTGGTCGAGCGCGTGGTGGCCATCGCCGATGGACGCATTCAGGTGGTCGCCGGAGCCAGCTCCGAAATCCTGGAAGAGGCCTTCGAATTGGCCAGGCATGGGGTCAAGGCCGGTGCGGACGGGATCCTTTGCCGGGTGCCCGATCGCCTGGAAGGCGACCGGGAAGGCATTGTCAGCTTCTTCACCCGACTCTCGGAAGCGGGAATGGAGATGTTGATGATTCAGGACCTCTCCTGGGGCGGCTACGGCGTCAGCCTCGAAGTCATCCTGGAGCTGTTCGAGAAGATTCCGGCCTTTCGTTGCATCAAGATCGAAACCATACCGGCGGGACTCAAATCCACCCGGGTGTTGGAAGCTACCGAAGGCAGGCTCAACGTTTCCAGTGGCTGGTCCCTGCCGGAAATGATCGAAGCCCTGGATCGAGGCATCCACGGCTTCAATACCACCGCCATCAACAAGCCCTTCGTCCACATCTACCGGCTGCACCGGGAGGGACGGAGAGCCGAAGCCATGGCGCTGTTCGACCGCATTGTTCCCTACCTGGCTTTCGTCCACCAGCACATCGACATTTCCATCCATTTCCTGAAGCGCTACTGCGTGCGGCGAGGTTTTTTTTCCACCCACAACGTGCGCGAGCCCATCCTGCCCTACGACGCCTACCACGAACGCTGCAGCCGGGAACTCATAGAACGGGTTGTGGCCGTTGAGGATGGATTGGGGGACTGGTGA
- a CDS encoding aminopeptidase yields MAEIATRSLFKKLADMATAGLDIQPLQYVEIRGDTSMQECIDAVSLAVERVGAVPCLNLTSIALEAERIRTLSSGWLRRPSPFLFDLARTVDAVIVIERDWSSLAALCPAEKLEAWNQAVGLLVAQQESRQIPYCLIANPEAQRQDQLLVSTNETYEAIKAAVSADIDEIRALLGIAKKIIDNGRVLEIRTRNHGCMRCELGRPLYWSDGRLNRSLVLNLPYGSLSFTVPEDSVEGTICFDRWRDVRDLVVAFEGGRISDLSAANSPEAFADFVGRHSGDRDRISHIGIGVNPGIKHPTGLTTIDECMSGMVFVAFGENRFMGGQNESTLNIDLVCSGATVLCDSRCLVREGRLAFG; encoded by the coding sequence GTGGCCGAAATAGCGACGCGATCACTCTTCAAGAAGTTGGCAGACATGGCCACTGCCGGTCTGGACATTCAGCCTTTGCAGTACGTGGAAATCCGGGGCGACACCTCCATGCAGGAGTGTATCGATGCGGTGTCTCTTGCCGTGGAAAGGGTCGGAGCCGTGCCGTGCCTCAACCTGACTTCAATCGCCCTCGAGGCTGAACGCATCCGGACCCTGTCAAGTGGCTGGCTGCGGCGACCGTCTCCGTTTCTGTTCGATCTGGCAAGAACCGTGGATGCCGTCATTGTCATTGAACGAGACTGGAGTTCGTTGGCAGCGCTGTGTCCTGCCGAGAAGCTCGAGGCGTGGAACCAGGCCGTAGGTCTCCTGGTGGCGCAACAGGAATCCAGGCAAATCCCCTATTGTCTGATCGCAAATCCGGAGGCACAACGGCAGGATCAGCTTCTTGTCTCAACCAATGAGACCTACGAAGCCATAAAGGCCGCCGTCAGCGCGGACATCGATGAAATACGTGCACTTCTGGGAATTGCCAAGAAGATCATCGACAACGGACGAGTCCTCGAGATAAGGACTCGCAACCACGGTTGCATGAGGTGTGAACTTGGGAGGCCCCTATATTGGAGCGACGGGCGCCTGAACAGGAGCCTTGTGTTGAATCTTCCCTATGGCTCGCTATCGTTTACCGTTCCGGAAGACAGCGTCGAGGGCACGATTTGCTTCGACCGCTGGCGGGATGTACGTGATCTCGTGGTTGCTTTCGAAGGCGGCCGCATATCCGATCTCTCGGCAGCCAATAGTCCCGAAGCCTTTGCCGATTTTGTGGGCAGGCACTCGGGCGACCGCGACCGGATCAGTCACATCGGCATCGGCGTCAATCCGGGCATCAAGCACCCGACCGGATTGACAACCATAGACGAGTGCATGTCCGGCATGGTGTTCGTTGCCTTCGGCGAGAATAGATTCATGGGTGGACAGAACGAATCGACCCTCAACATCGACCTGGTCTGTTCGGGAGCAACCGTGCTTTGCGATTCCAGGTGCCTGGTGCGGGAAGGACGGCTGGCATTTGGGTGA
- a CDS encoding PIN domain-containing protein produces the protein MTGLADTMPNRDFFDSNILIYAADRSEPEKQFQARRLLNSAIENETGTLSVQVLGEFFSVVTKRIPNPLSVEEAEAIIERTAVLPVVELDWSLVRRAIDTHKEYGISYWDSLIVAAAEKAGCTRIISEDLNSGQSYHGITVVDPF, from the coding sequence ATGACAGGCCTCGCCGATACCATGCCAAATAGGGACTTCTTCGACAGCAACATCTTGATCTATGCGGCTGACCGGAGTGAGCCGGAGAAGCAATTCCAGGCTCGAAGACTGCTAAATTCCGCCATCGAGAATGAAACGGGCACTCTATCCGTTCAGGTGCTGGGTGAGTTTTTCAGCGTGGTGACCAAACGCATTCCCAACCCGCTCTCGGTTGAAGAAGCAGAGGCAATCATCGAGCGGACCGCTGTTCTACCGGTAGTGGAACTGGATTGGTCTCTGGTGCGCCGGGCGATCGATACTCACAAGGAATACGGCATCAGCTATTGGGATTCGCTGATAGTTGCCGCCGCGGAGAAGGCTGGCTGCACACGGATTATTTCTGAAGACTTGAATTCAGGGCAGTCCTACCACGGCATTACCGTGGTTGACCCATTTTGA
- a CDS encoding DUF6364 family protein has protein sequence MNITLSVDEEIVKKVRKIAIDKDTTLTAMVRDYLTRVASSDAAARKADAAKLMETFEKVSRDMGPRTWTREELYDRPRRYHAK, from the coding sequence ATGAATATTACCTTGAGCGTTGACGAGGAAATCGTGAAGAAGGTCCGCAAGATCGCCATCGACAAGGATACTACCTTGACGGCGATGGTGAGGGACTATCTAACTCGAGTGGCCAGCAGCGATGCCGCGGCACGAAAGGCGGACGCGGCCAAACTGATGGAAACGTTCGAGAAAGTGAGCCGTGATATGGGTCCCCGAACATGGACGCGAGAGGAGTTGTATGACAGGCCTCGCCGATACCATGCCAAATAG
- the pckA gene encoding phosphoenolpyruvate carboxykinase (ATP) encodes MNGFSLESHGIQVNRIYRNFSPAQLYEEAIRHESDSKVSSNGALMAYSGTKTGRSPKDKRVVRNAASESEVWWGSVNVPLGETPFIINRERALDYLNTRKRIYCTDGFAGWHPKYRIKVRVIASRPYHSLFMWNMLIRPNDRELADFGTPDVTIFNAGAFPANRHTSGMTSKTSVDLSLEDREVVILGTEYAGEMKKAVFSYMNYAMPKQGVLSMHCSATAEQAGEGSSILFGLSGTGKTTLSADPKRQLVGDDEHCWTDDGIFNIEGGCYAKAIHLTREAEPQIFDALRFGAVLENVAYDQATRHVDFDDDTITENTRGAYPIDFIPNAKVPCLAGHPTDVIFLTCDAFGVLPPLSRLTPDQAEYHFISGYTAKVAGTEVGVTEPQATFSPCFGGPFLVWHPGKYARMLSQRIRRHGAQVWLVNTGWSGGAYGTGSRIKLKYTRAMLDAIYAGALRDARTVKDPTFGLEVIAECPGAPSELMLPRGSWADKAAYDQTAVKLAGLFRENFKAYQSGVTDEVRAAGPR; translated from the coding sequence ATGAATGGTTTCAGCCTCGAGTCCCACGGCATTCAGGTCAATAGAATTTACCGTAACTTTTCCCCGGCCCAGCTCTACGAGGAAGCCATTCGCCACGAGTCGGACAGCAAGGTCTCCTCCAACGGCGCACTCATGGCCTATTCGGGAACCAAGACCGGCCGCTCACCCAAGGACAAGCGAGTGGTCCGCAACGCGGCTTCCGAGTCGGAGGTCTGGTGGGGCAGCGTCAATGTGCCGCTGGGTGAGACTCCCTTCATCATCAACCGCGAGCGGGCCCTCGACTACCTGAATACCCGCAAACGTATCTATTGCACCGATGGATTCGCCGGCTGGCACCCCAAGTACCGGATCAAGGTGCGGGTGATCGCCTCCCGTCCCTACCACTCTCTTTTCATGTGGAACATGCTGATTCGGCCCAATGACCGGGAACTGGCGGACTTCGGCACACCGGATGTAACCATCTTCAACGCCGGCGCCTTCCCGGCCAACCGGCACACTTCCGGCATGACCTCCAAGACCAGCGTCGACCTGAGCCTGGAGGACCGCGAAGTGGTGATTCTGGGCACCGAATACGCCGGAGAGATGAAGAAGGCCGTGTTCAGCTACATGAACTACGCCATGCCCAAGCAAGGGGTCCTGTCGATGCACTGCTCGGCCACTGCCGAACAGGCGGGTGAAGGCTCCTCGATCCTGTTCGGCCTTTCCGGTACCGGCAAGACCACCCTGTCGGCCGACCCCAAGCGGCAACTGGTGGGCGACGACGAGCATTGCTGGACCGATGACGGCATTTTCAACATCGAAGGAGGCTGCTACGCCAAAGCCATTCACCTCACTCGCGAGGCGGAACCCCAGATTTTCGATGCGCTTCGATTCGGCGCCGTGCTGGAAAACGTCGCCTATGACCAGGCGACCCGCCACGTCGACTTTGACGACGACACCATTACCGAGAATACTCGAGGGGCCTACCCCATCGATTTCATCCCCAACGCCAAGGTGCCCTGCCTGGCCGGCCACCCCACGGACGTGATCTTTCTGACTTGCGACGCCTTCGGGGTGCTGCCCCCGCTGAGCCGCCTCACCCCCGACCAGGCCGAGTACCACTTCATCAGCGGCTACACCGCCAAGGTGGCCGGCACCGAAGTCGGGGTTACCGAGCCCCAGGCCACTTTTTCGCCCTGCTTCGGGGGACCCTTCCTGGTATGGCACCCGGGAAAGTACGCTCGCATGCTCAGTCAGCGCATCCGCCGCCACGGCGCCCAGGTCTGGCTGGTGAATACCGGCTGGTCGGGCGGGGCTTACGGGACCGGCTCGCGCATCAAGCTGAAATACACCCGGGCCATGCTGGATGCGATCTACGCCGGAGCCCTGCGGGACGCCAGGACCGTCAAGGATCCTACCTTCGGCCTGGAGGTGATTGCCGAATGTCCGGGGGCGCCGAGCGAGCTGATGCTGCCCCGCGGTTCCTGGGCGGACAAGGCCGCCTACGATCAGACCGCCGTCAAGTTGGCGGGTTTGTTCAGGGAAAACTTCAAGGCCTACCAGAGCGGTGTCACCGACGAGGTGCGGGCGGCCGGGCCGCGGTAG
- a CDS encoding lactate racemase domain-containing protein, which translates to MAYPRLMRVAQHFEAPTVDDIPGTVRDEVARLNLSSQVKAGQTIAISVGSRGIANIALIVKSLVEELKALGGKPFLVPAMGSHGGGIAENQRGIIESYGVTEEFTGAPIRASMETVEVGRTEEGVPVLFDKFAFEADHVAVVARVKPHTGFNGEIESGLHKMMLIGFGKHKGAALYHQAIIHYSWDQMVRSIARTVIEKCGVLLGLGIVENQYDETALIEAVAPGDFLEREKELLVLAKRWMPRLPFENIDLLVVDRIGKDISGAGMDTNVIGRKYNDHRATDSERPRITRIYVRDLTEETHGNASGLGMAEYCHRRAVDRMNREATYINCMTGNAPSGASIPITFDNDRRALSLALGTVGLVEPEQARVVRIHDTLDLREILASEAYLPEVESRSDLSVVTPPTDLKFDSSGDFLPFV; encoded by the coding sequence ATGGCGTACCCGCGACTGATGAGAGTGGCTCAGCATTTTGAAGCGCCCACGGTGGATGACATTCCCGGGACGGTTCGAGACGAGGTGGCCCGGCTCAACCTGTCCTCTCAGGTCAAGGCCGGTCAGACCATCGCCATTTCGGTGGGCAGCCGCGGTATTGCCAACATCGCCCTGATCGTCAAGTCGCTGGTGGAGGAGCTCAAGGCGCTGGGAGGGAAACCCTTCCTGGTCCCTGCCATGGGAAGCCACGGCGGGGGCATTGCGGAGAACCAGCGGGGCATCATCGAAAGCTACGGGGTCACGGAAGAATTCACCGGGGCGCCCATACGGGCCTCCATGGAAACCGTGGAGGTGGGCCGCACCGAGGAAGGGGTTCCGGTGCTTTTCGACAAGTTTGCCTTTGAGGCCGACCATGTGGCCGTGGTCGCGCGGGTCAAGCCCCACACCGGCTTCAACGGCGAAATCGAGAGTGGGCTTCACAAGATGATGCTCATCGGGTTCGGCAAGCACAAGGGGGCGGCCCTCTATCACCAGGCCATCATTCACTACAGTTGGGATCAGATGGTCCGGTCCATCGCCCGAACCGTCATTGAAAAGTGCGGGGTGCTTCTGGGACTGGGGATCGTGGAGAACCAGTACGATGAGACGGCTCTGATCGAGGCGGTGGCTCCCGGGGATTTCCTGGAACGCGAAAAGGAATTGCTGGTGCTGGCCAAGCGATGGATGCCGAGATTGCCTTTTGAAAACATCGATCTGCTGGTGGTCGACCGGATCGGCAAGGACATCAGCGGGGCCGGCATGGACACCAATGTGATCGGCCGCAAGTACAACGACCACCGTGCTACGGACAGCGAGCGGCCCAGGATCACCCGCATCTACGTCCGGGACCTGACCGAGGAAACCCACGGGAACGCATCGGGACTCGGAATGGCCGAATACTGCCACCGGAGGGCCGTCGACCGCATGAACCGTGAAGCCACCTACATCAACTGCATGACGGGGAATGCGCCTTCGGGAGCATCGATCCCGATCACCTTCGACAACGACCGCAGGGCTTTGAGCCTGGCGCTGGGGACCGTGGGCCTGGTGGAGCCCGAGCAGGCCAGGGTCGTTCGCATTCACGACACGCTCGACTTGCGGGAGATTCTGGCTTCGGAGGCCTATCTTCCCGAAGTGGAATCGCGCAGCGACTTGAGCGTGGTGACTCCCCCTACGGACCTGAAGTTCGATTCCAGCGGCGATTTCCTGCCCTTCGTGTAA